The Naumovozyma dairenensis CBS 421 chromosome 2, complete genome genome segment TTCCTCATCAGTATGTGTATTCGTTCGAAGAATATGTTCCGGAATCAATTCCGTTGGAACAATCATAGCTGGCCATGCTGAGAATCCCTTCACTTTCGCAAGGACGATATCAGTTGGTTGATAAATATGTTGCTCCTCTTCTATCATCATATATTATAGTAACGTTTTGAGATGTGTTCCCtttttttctgtttcacaatttgtttttttaacAGTTGGTTTGGCGTTTTCTATAGTGCtgtttttgaaagatttcatactttcttttctgtCGCTTCTtggtttttttttgaatgattttgatttcatttgaaTGTGTGATGCGTGGGTGTTGGATTATGTATAATAACGACACAATCATTTGGAATATACGAATACTTGTGTGTCTGTTAGCATCTACGTACATAGAAAAAAggatatttttaataatgtGCCATATGTTTGTTACGCTAGATTACGTAAACGTTATGCGTtatgtgtgtgtgtgtttgtttttttatttacgCATGcgaaatataatataatatatataaaaatggGAAGAAGAGGGATAAATGTGATgattcttttattttttcttttgtcAGATGTAGCGATTACTGAATGTcacttttcttctttttgttaAAATTGATTCTGTTGTTGCTCGTCAAAGTATTGCTGATATACTGCGTTTTGTTCAGCATTCAAATATGGTGAATTAGTATTTGGGAAACCTTGACCGTGTTGATAATGATGTGAAGTGGCAGGATTTCcctgctgttgttgttgttgttgtcgtTGTTGCTGAATatgctgttgctgttgctcttgttgttgctgttgcgTTGTTGgttgtagttgttgttgattctGGGTAGAAAATTGATTACCTAGCGTTCCAGATGATGACACAACGGAGGTCTGTCCTATAGtcatattatttgaattgcCCTCTCTTTTCATTCCAACTTGTTGCATCTGAAGTGGGAGTTGCCCTGGAGGCACCATTGCATTAGTACTTCCGGCGATTGCTTGTTTCATACTATTTATCGCATTCATACTATCCATTCCTATATTTGTCATACTACTTGTAGAATTATGTCTAGCGCTAGGATCTTGTTCAGTAATTGAAGAGCCTAATATTTCAGCCCCTTGGTTTGTAATATGGTCATTGTTGTCTTCCTCTTCACcttcctcctcctcctcctcttcttcttcatcaggTGCATTTAAACATGCTTGGATCAAATTTCTACCTTCTTGTTGTGTGACAATCGGTTCAAATTTCGGTGTACTAAAAGTATATACCAATCCGGTTTCAGAGACAACCAGTAGAAGGACTTGTGTACCAGTTAATACGGACAATTCAAATGCCTTTTTCATGATCCCATGTTTTCTCTTGGAGAAAGTAACATGCCGtcttgttttattttcgatgaatttaatttcaatttttctcCTTTCTTTAGTAGACCCACTTTGTTGCGACCCTTCGGGAGTGTTTTCCACGTCTGACAtagtattatatatatgctTTTATGTGTGGGGGTTATGccttttattgtttttgttttagtTACCGAGTATTCTTTTTGGCAGCCAAGCTCgaataaaaacaaaacagtGGAGATACAATAGTTGTAATGAGGGAACTAAGTCCGAGAAAACTTTTTTTCCTTGTCGCAATTCACTTATGGGGAAAAATCTGACACCTAAACCGAATTAAGAGTGAATAGGTCTGTCAATTGTTAATGATGCTTAATGTGATCGAATATTATTTCCCTTTGTTATAGTCAATACGCAAAGGATCTCTGTAATATGCCCTTATGCCGATTGTTGTTGCTATGAAGGATTTCCTAGTTAGTTTGATGTTAGTAAGGAGTTACTTGTTCGGGAACTGTTTCCTGTTTGgttataaaaaataatacaatacTGTGAGAGGGTGGCCAAAGTGTGTGAGGCAACATGGGTTACCCGGTAGGAGAtctgtttctttatttttgtttgtttgttttgtttgtttgctGCGCTGAGTGGACGGAGAACGACGGGCAGAAGACACCCGGTCCCACGGGAAGACTTGGCgtcttttttttcattttatttccGAATTCGCTGACACTCCGGAACCAGGcccaataaataaaaaatggcTGTGTCACAAATCATAATTGTAATACGAGGTTGGCGAGTTACAATAGGTACCTGCCGTTTTAGATGGTCTAGTATATAATCCCTTCACATGTAAAGttgtataatattatatttatagatatttttaatataaataaaatttaacTGAAGACAACCATGTAATACGTCAGCTCACATGCAGATAGTATTTCCATAGCATTAAACTAATAAACATTTGTTCGAATCACAGTGGCTTGGAAGGGTAGGgtatataatttattctAAAGTTATCTTCTCTAACTTTCAGGATTGGCGCGAGTTCCTTCATCATATTCCCAGTTATCAGGCGCTCCTAAACATTTTCGTATCAGGTTCTTCCCTTCATCATCTCGTATCACTGGTTCCAGTTTTGGTGTTGTAAAAGTATATACAAGCCCAGAGCTAGATAAGATTAACAATAGTACATTGGCACCAGTCAACACACTCAATTCATACGCTTTCTTCATAATACCATGTCGTCTTTTCGCAAATGTAACATGTCTTCGACTCTTATTCTCAATAAATGAGATTGGAATCTTTTGTTTAGAGGATGATGATCTAGGACTCTCAGGTACGCTTGGAGTTCTCGCATTCGTTAACGTGACCTTGTCAACTGACGTAGCTGGGACAGATGCAGAAGATTCTCGATATGATTCACTATCAATCGCGACATCCTCctcatcctcatcttcttcctcctcGTCTTCCTCTTTCCCTCCCCCTTCTCCTTCATCTAATCCCCCTAAGTTACCGGACAGTTCCTCTTTATTGAGGctaatatcttcttcatcttcatcttcgtAGTCATCCTCCTCATTTTCACCTTCAACAGGCTCATTTTGATTAACAAAAGATACTGCGTTTGTAACACTTTTAGTTGTAGTAGTAGCTGTGGCTGTTGCAGTACCGATCTGCTCCTTACTGATTGTATCAAcaattttcatcttcttggattgatcatattcattgtcatttctttcatcttcattaagTCCTCGTTTCTTTACTACCATTTTTTTGTGTTTTCCGCAGTTCCTTCTTTGAATCGAGAGATATATCCCTTGATTATTGTTCCAACAGTTACTTACTTTTAGTTAATCACAAGTGATCAAATCTTCCATGTATAGGATAATCTTGTCTAACCTTATGAAGATTCTCACTCTCCTCCATAAGTCATGCGGACATTCTAGGTACGGATGtaagtattttttttcacttaATATTACACACATAAAAGAATACTAttatacgtatatatagAAATTAATTTAATAGTTCACTTCCATACATAAAACGTATGAGGTGACTTTGAAGAAGCATAATGAAAACCACTTGAAGTCCTAACATCCATTTACTTGGACCTAAAAGAAGATACAACGCACAGTTATATCAATGCTGAATCCATCGAGTTGGTCTAGAAATATATGATCTGCAATTgacaaaaaagaagaaaaacaacaacttCTAACTCCTTTAAAATAAGTACCTCAATCCATCCTCTGACGAGCAATACTGTATTTTTAAGTATTCAGCACTACAAGTTTAGTTCAACATTGGCCAAATGTGATTCAAGGATAAATACCTCGCGAAATTTCGAAATAGATAAAGTAATACTCGAAGATGGAACCGAACAATTCAAATTCctattcttttcttctcttttgaTGCAGCTCTTGGGTTTCTCGGCATTGTTTCGAATCCATCGCTATCCAACGTCATGCTTAATCTGCTTTTGATGTTTTCATTCGTGAccatataataatattcctgTTCAATATTAACCTTTGACGTTTTAATCTCCGTGGCTTCGATAATttaatcatttttttcGAATAACTACATTGATGAAGCTATTGTTTTTAGTAATGACTCTAATAGTATAACATGATGTGGGGATGGTCATGCTAAGAGGGAAGCAGAATGCAAACAATCAAGCTTTCTTGTCGAGAAGATTATAGGAATCATTAACCGTGACCCATTGATCAAATCTAAGCGGAGGGTTCGATATGGGGACTGAACAATTCTTTTTGTTGATTCAGACtcaattaatgatgaaacaaGACCGGTTGGCAGATTGATCATCTTACTTGAGTTTATACTATTTCAGCATTTCTTTCCATCATAACCTAGTGAAATTATGCTCCGTAGTGAAACgaagatttatttttacgTGACAAGGTCGACATAACAGCATCTCGTGCATCTATTCATTTACCCACTGTCGTATGCCCTTTATATAAATGCTACTTTTTCTactaaaaatatatttatatgtaTTTTGACCAATATACttcatttcaaaaatattctctAATCCTTAATGAAAccattgttgtttttttccAGACACTCTGTTccatatatattcaatcaATAGATGTGACATTATAGAAGACGCCGTCGTTTTACGGCTTTATACTCGTTGTATAGTTCATATTTTATACGCGGGCATATttctaaaaaaaaaagggtACGTACACGTAGAGAAGTTGACTATCAAAAAAACAGCTAATTACAAAGGATTTAGGGAACTGGGGAAATAAATATAAGACCATTTTTACCTCCAGAATATACCACCTACGTAGACTACATTCCACCCATCCGATATATAAAGttctatataaatatatttctgTCAAAAGCGGAGGATActtttttaattgattaaagTGTAACTAACGAACTAACAGATAAATACAAAAGAAATACACGATGGTATTCCCACCACCACTAATTGTCGGAGGAGGCACTTTCAGTGAACAATACAATTCTGATCCAGAATCTCTTCCAATTAGTGAAATACTCAGATATGCATTCACTAATGGAGTTAATGCCATTGATACTTCACCATATTATGGTGATAGTGAGATCTTAATTGGTAAAGCGTTAAAAGAGTTAAGTGATGAATTTCCAAGAGAATCATATTCGATATGTACTAAAGTGGGTAGAATCAGTTTAGATAGTTTTGATTATTCTAAAGAGCATGTTGAATTTAGTGTAAGGAGATCATGTGAACGGTTAAATACTACATACTTGGATTTAGTTTATTTACATGATGTTGAATTTGTTCCATTGGAAGATACGTTGATTGCCCTGAGAGAATTGAGAAGATTGAAAGATATTGGTCTTATTAAAAGGTTTGGGTTATCTGGATACCCCGTGCATTATCTTTATGAGGTGACAAGGAAATGTGCTACAGAATATGTGGATGATATTGGTCCGTTGGATGCAATTTTATCTTATtgtaatttgaatttacaaaatgttGTGCTGgataattattatgataaattgaaGAATGAATGTAAGATTGGGATTATTAGTAATGCTTCCATATTAAGTATGTCATTATTAAGGGAGCAAGAAACAGTGGCGTTCCATCCATGTTCTAAAGAATTAAGGGATTGTGCTGATAAGGCTGCTGATCATTGTCAAAGTAAAGGTATGAAGTTATCAGATTTAGCTACCAGATACGCTGTTTCTAAATGGATAGGTAAAGGTCCTACTGTTATCGGTGTAAGTTCAGTGGAAGAGATGGCGACTGCAATTAGAAACTATAAGAAAATTGAGGAAAGGttaccaaataataaattaactGACGAGGAAACTGAGATGGTTAAAGAGATTCAAGAAAGTATTTTTGGATCTCACTTCAATGAAACGTGGAGTTCTGGTCTCATTTCTGGATCAGATACACACAAACCATCTGTCTGATAAATTTTATCAACTAGCTAATCTTGTATATACGTATATGTGAATATGAatagaaatataatattgctatatattatatatgagATTTATGAGAAAGAAGTGCTGGCGGTTTTCAATTTTGCCACttgtaatttcaaatcCCTTAAATTTTGTTCCTTTTCATGCTTCAGTTTAATAAGGTCATCAATACGAGATTTTGctatatattcaatatttccTAATTCTCTCATATGCATATCATCATGAACTTTCACTAATTTCCCAAGTATAGTCATCACGGTCGCAATACAAACcccaaaatataatatgaaCCCAGACAAGTacatatttctttgatgATAAGCTCTAGAAGCTAGAGCATGTATTGGAGTGACATTTTGACCAGATACATCATCTTGATAGGTAAGGACATGAACCATTGACCTTTTCCTTGAATCataaaataagaatgataCCAAGAGACCAAATATGGAGGAAATTGTTCTGACTTGCATGGATTTAGTTGCTCTTTCAAAAAGGCTGAAAAAAAGTCTTCGTATGGAGAATGGTAATGGTAAGACGAGTATGAATAGGATAGTCATTTCCATAATAAGggagaagaaaataattaatagGTAGATACTCATTTTGTTGGCTCTTTATTTCTCAAAAATTGTTTGGTAGTTTTGAAACAGCTGGACTAGAGTAGTTTAATCTGATAGTACCAAAAATTTgatgtaaatatatattttcacaCTTGAACAATGAAAGCTGTTTCTATTCTTGCTCATGTACCAGTCCAGATATCTACACTTTtatatatcaatatatatagatatatatcGCCCTAATGGAATGGATACCTCCTTCCCAGATGACAGCTGCCGGATAGCGGAAAAGGAAACGGAAACGGATGCGGCTGTTTGTTTTGGAGACGGCGCGGCGGGGAAAATCTGAATTTTTTTcgaaaaaataaaaatgaaaaaaattaacttCTTTGAAACTTCGTTTCCTTCATTCCTTCATTCCTTCACATACACACACTCACACACTCACACACTCACACACTCACACACTCACACACTCACACACTCACTCACTCACTCACTCACTCACTCAGTCGTTATTGTGTAtgtttgaaattttatgaaatttttcacttccACCTGTTCTGGTGGATCaatcaaaattatgatttattattaccagaTTCGAAGGgtttttcttctcttgtCTTCTCTCCCTCAGGGACGTTTTCGTACTATATAATGAGAGTGGTTAGATTGGGAACATACGTTACAGATAAGGTTTCCATCAAGATCTTAATCTAAATAGATTCCAATTCCCTTCCTTAACTTCTCTATGTATTATTTAACcatctaatttattttattcacTAGCTTTCCTTTTACATAACATACCGTAGATAGACTGACTGACTGATTGATTCTGcttcaaatttaattgattagACAACTAGTAGATTACCTGATTCATAAAACACTAACGATATACCAGTATATTAAATAACCACAACTCCACATGTCATACTATAACAGATATAGAAACAAGAGAAGACAAGATGGATCTCAAGGGAGCGGGCCCAACAATGGCAATAATATGCCAGGTGGGAATGGTCCACCAACTGGTGCAAGTGATGCTATATTTGATCTTGGTAAAAATAAACGTGTTACGGTAAGAcaatttagaaatattaatttgattgatattagggaatattatttggattCTTCAAGTGGTGAAATGAAACCAGGGAAGAAGGGGATCTCTTTGACTGAAGATTTATATGATGAATTGTTGAAACATAGATTGAATATAGATGAGGCTTTGAGAAGGTTTGGCTCTAAAAGACCAAGAACTAAAACTGTTAGGGTGTTgtctga includes the following:
- the ARG80 gene encoding Arg80p (similar to Saccharomyces cerevisiae ARG80 (YMR042W); ancestral locus Anc_2.607) — encoded protein: MVVKKRGLNEDERNDNEYDQSKKMKIVDTISKEQIGTATATATTTTKSVTNAVSFVNQNEPVEGENEEDDYEDEDEEDISLNKEELSGNLGGLDEGEGGGKEEDEEEEDEDEEDVAIDSESYRESSASVPATSVDKVTLTNARTPSVPESPRSSSSKQKIPISFIENKSRRHVTFAKRRHGIMKKAYELSVLTGANVLLLILSSSGLVYTFTTPKLEPVIRDDEGKNLIRKCLGAPDNWEYDEGTRANPES
- the YET2 gene encoding Yet2p (similar to Saccharomyces cerevisiae YET1 (YKL065C) and YET2 (YMR040W); ancestral locus Anc_2.603), translated to MSIYLLIIFFSLIMEMTILFILVLPLPFSIRRLFFSLFERATKSMQVRTISSIFGLLVSFLFYDSRKRSMVHVLTYQDDVSGQNVTPIHALASRAYHQRNMYLSGFILYFGVCIATVMTILGKLVKVHDDMHMRELGNIEYIAKSRIDDLIKLKHEKEQNLRDLKLQVAKLKTASTSFS
- the MCM1 gene encoding transcription factor MCM1 (similar to Saccharomyces cerevisiae MCM1 (YMR043W); ancestral locus Anc_2.608) — its product is MSDVENTPEGSQQSGSTKERRKIEIKFIENKTRRHVTFSKRKHGIMKKAFELSVLTGTQVLLLVVSETGLVYTFSTPKFEPIVTQQEGRNLIQACLNAPDEEEEEEEEEGEEEDNNDHITNQGAEILGSSITEQDPSARHNSTSSMTNIGMDSMNAINSMKQAIAGSTNAMVPPGQLPLQMQQVGMKREGNSNNMTIGQTSVVSSSGTLGNQFSTQNQQQLQPTTQQQQQEQQQQHIQQQRQQQQQQQGNPATSHHYQHGQGFPNTNSPYLNAEQNAVYQQYFDEQQQNQF
- the ARA2 gene encoding D-arabinose 1-dehydrogenase (NAD(P)(+)) ARA2 (similar to Saccharomyces cerevisiae ARA2 (YMR041C); ancestral locus Anc_2.604) gives rise to the protein MVFPPPLIVGGGTFSEQYNSDPESLPISEILRYAFTNGVNAIDTSPYYGDSEILIGKALKELSDEFPRESYSICTKVGRISLDSFDYSKEHVEFSVRRSCERLNTTYLDLVYLHDVEFVPLEDTLIALRELRRLKDIGLIKRFGLSGYPVHYLYEVTRKCATEYVDDIGPLDAILSYCNLNLQNVVLDNYYDKLKNECKIGIISNASILSMSLLREQETVAFHPCSKELRDCADKAADHCQSKGMKLSDLATRYAVSKWIGKGPTVIGVSSVEEMATAIRNYKKIEERLPNNKLTDEETEMVKEIQESIFGSHFNETWSSGLISGSDTHKPSV